The DNA sequence GGTGTATTATTAGATTTTATCTACAAGGGAGAAAATAGGAAGTATATGAAACTGAAACAGGAGCAAAAAAGACAAATAGAAGAAATCGTTACTGGGTATAGAGGCCCAAAAAATTGCAGATGCTACAGATCGGGATTTGAAAATCTCTGCAGGGCAGCAGATATTGGGCTTAAATCGTTTCTTTTGTGTTTGGAAAAAAATCCGTGGGAGTGTAAATTTTCATTGTCTCGTGGGCATCAATATTTTTGTACTTGTCCTCTTCGTAACTATACCATGAGGGAATTGAAGAAGGAGTAAACCTCGAATTTCATCATTTCACACAATATAAACAATATAAAAAAACTACACAAATACTCTTAAACCTTTTTTGCTTTTTTTGGGAGCAGAGGTGAACTATTAAGTTTTATCTCTAACGCTTCTCCCCCCTCCCCTAATATTCGCTGTGATAAAATTGCGATAAAAAATATCATTAACCCCTTTCAGATTTTTCAGGGATTTCCCCCCTTTCGATTTTTAGGGATTTGACAAGCAAGCGAGGACAAAAGAAGCAACTGTCTGAGAGCGAAGCTCGAGTTTGTTGCTTCTCGAAGCAGAGCAAAGGCAAATCCCGTTAAGAAAATCGACGGGGGTGTCCTTCTTTGGTTCGTTTGCTTTCGCAAGCAAGAAAGTCACTTCTATTTCTTTGTCGGATACTTATAAAAGCTATAGATGAGATAGCCCAATAATCCCAAAAATACAATGACACAGATTTTGAACACAAAAGGGTCAAAACCAGCTACCCACCAAACCAAAATCAGCCCCAAAATCCCACCAAAAAGCCGTGCGATAAATAAAAATATTTTTATTTTTAGTGGCAGTGGTTCTGGTGGTGGCTTTGATAGTGGTTGTAGTGATTCAGGAGTTAAAACCATTTTCTTTTTCTCTCCTTCTTGTGTTAAATATTAAATAACACAGAATGGACTTTGAAACCAGTCAAAACTCAAGCTTTCATAAAAAGATTTTTACCCCAATATAGATATTTTGACACTCGATTTAAATCTCTTGATACATCCAAAACCCAAATATTCACCCAAGGCTATTACAATTCCTCTAATTTTCAATAAGTTATATACTAACTCCATCCCTTCTCTATTTTATCTTTAAATACCTTCTTCGTGGAACAAACATTGCATAATTCTTCTTCTTTGGATAAATCTAAATAAAAAAGATCCCTTATTTAAATCATCTAAAACAAAACTTATACGGAGATAAATGTAAATGATTAAAATCTTTAAGAATCAGGTTCGATTTAACTCTACGAGAATTATTCTCGCTGGTATCGCAGTCTTTGCAGTAGTACTCGCCTTATTTCTTATACAGTACTCAAAAAAAGAAGATACAATTAAAATAGGAGCCATTGTCTCTCTCTCTGGTCCTGCATGGTATCACAAAGATGCCAGTGATGGTATGCTTCTGGCTGCAGGGGAGATCAATTTCTGGGGTGGAGTAAATGGAAGGAAAATAGAACTCATTATTGAAGACAGCAAAACAGATCCTGAGGTGGCTAAAAAGGCCTTTAATAAAATAGAAGCAACCCACCACCCTGTTTTATATATCTCAAGTTTAAGTGCTGTATCTATGGCTTTAGCGCCTATGGCTGAGAAAAATGAAGTTGTCCTTGTTGGGCTTATAGCAGTAACGCCAAAACTTAAAGAACAGAATGAATGGGTTTTTAAGTATTTTACATCACCAGAGATTGAAATCATACCTATAATGACAATCCTTAAAGAATTAAAAGTCAAAAGCCTGGGTATCCTTTACTTGAACGATGAGTACGGTACATCTGTTTTTGAATTACTCAAGAAAGAGTTTGAAAAAATTGGGGGCAAGGTTCAGAGTGAAAATTTTGGAAAAGACCACCGTGACTTTAAAGAGTATATCTCAAAGCTCAAGGATATGGAGGCCATTTTTACTGTAGGTTTTGCCTCTCATCTCAAAGATGTATTTCAACAACTTCGGGAAGAGGATTTTAACGGATACATCCTCGGTCCGGCTACAGCTACCTGGCCCCCTGTCAGAAAAATGCAACATACAAATGGAGTATATGTGGCTGCACCCATCACTTACAATCAAAACAACATCTTTGCCAAAGAGACAAAAGAAAAATATGAAAAGAAATATAATAAACCTTTTAATCACTATGCAGCTAATGGTTATGACTTTATAAAAATTTTAGCTGGTCTTTTAGAGGATAAAGAAATTTCGCGAAAAAGTATAAAGAGTCTGTTGGATGGTGGGTTCATCTACTCAGGTCTCTTTGGAGATATTGATTTGAAGCCAGGAGAACATAGCATAAACTTTCCACTCTTTCCTGCCCAGATTATTGATGGAGAAGTTGAGTATATGTATTGGAGATAAAGATGCGGCTTAAGATAGGAACTAAATTAATTCTTGGTTTTATGCTTTTTGTCTTTCTCATGACAGTCATATCGCTCTATTCAGTAATGATGAGCAAGAAATCTCTGCAAGAATCTGTTGGTCAAGATTCGATATTTTTAGTCGAGGAGATGCTGAAAAGAATCGATAAGGATATCTTTATGCGGCTTGAGGAACTCCAAAATTACACTAAAGATTCTAACCCTCAAAAAGCTCTTTTTGAATCTAACAGAGAGTTTGAGAAGTTAGATAACATACAAGAGTATATCAATCAAAAGGATAAAGAATGGGTTTCTGCACCAAAAGAAGCTATCACTTCCTTTATGCAGAAACTAATAGACAACCCATTGGCAAATGAGATAAGCAGAATATTTATTGAATTTTATGAAAAAAAGTATGGGTACAAGCTCTTTGGAGAGGTCTTTGTATCAAATAAATATGGCGCAAACATTGCTCAAACAGGTAAAACCTCGGATTACAGGCAGGACGATGAGAAGTGGTGGCAGATTGCAAGAAACGATGGTTTTTATATAAGTGATATTGAGTATGATGAAAGTGTTGGTATACATTCTATTAGTATTGGGGTAAGAATTGAAGATGAAAATGGAGACTTTTTAGGTGTAATGAAGGGAGTTATTGCTGTTAGCGGAATTATAAAGGAGACAGAGATTGCCACGAAAAAATATGAAACAACTGAGATAAAACTCATCACAAATGATGGAAATTTGTTTTATGCAACAAAACCTTTCAAAATTTTGGAAAATGTAACTGAAAAAGATTTTTTCAAAAAGTTAAAAGGTGATAATGGCTTCTTTGTTGAAAAGGAAGGTGGGAGAGAAAAACTCTTTTCATATTCCCAATCAAAAGGCTATAGAAACTTCAGGGGGCTAAAATGGTTTCTTTTAGTGGAATATGATGTAAAAGAGATATTAAAACCCATTTTTTTGCTAAGACATAGAATATTTCTTATTTCTGCTGTTGTGATTACGATCAGTATCTTTATTGCCCTTTTCATTTCTTTTTCCATTTCTAATCCTATCAAAAAACTCACAAAAGCTTCTGAAGAGATCTCCAAAGGAAAGTTAGATATAAAAATTGGTCCCAAACTGTTATCTACCAATGATGAAATCAGCGTTTTGGCCCGCACCTTTAATCAAATGATTGAATCACTTGAAAACCGTGAGAAAGAAGTTATCCAGCGTACCAAGGAGTTGGAATCTTCACAAGCCTCTTTACTTAAAGCAAATGAAAAACTTCAAAAGGAAATTTTAGAACGCAAGCTTGCTGAAGATGAAGTAAGGAATAAGGCAGGGCAGCTAAAAACCCTTTATGAGACAGGCAAGAAAATTACCTCCAT is a window from the Nitrospinota bacterium genome containing:
- a CDS encoding GAF domain-containing protein codes for the protein MRLKIGTKLILGFMLFVFLMTVISLYSVMMSKKSLQESVGQDSIFLVEEMLKRIDKDIFMRLEELQNYTKDSNPQKALFESNREFEKLDNIQEYINQKDKEWVSAPKEAITSFMQKLIDNPLANEISRIFIEFYEKKYGYKLFGEVFVSNKYGANIAQTGKTSDYRQDDEKWWQIARNDGFYISDIEYDESVGIHSISIGVRIEDENGDFLGVMKGVIAVSGIIKETEIATKKYETTEIKLITNDGNLFYATKPFKILENVTEKDFFKKLKGDNGFFVEKEGGREKLFSYSQSKGYRNFRGLKWFLLVEYDVKEILKPIFLLRHRIFLISAVVITISIFIALFISFSISNPIKKLTKASEEISKGKLDIKIGPKLLSTNDEISVLARTFNQMIESLENREKEVIQRTKELESSQASLLKANEKLQKEILERKLAEDEVRNKAGQLKTLYETGKKITSIVSKEELLPWIAEQAAKLLNADECLYRIKDGDYLIRGGGTKKGMELMETKRLKIGQSLSGIIVKEKRPLISKDIREDERYKKEHREVAKRLGLVSFLGVPMCIEGRVVGVLNIMSKKTRKF
- a CDS encoding ABC transporter substrate-binding protein; amino-acid sequence: MIKIFKNQVRFNSTRIILAGIAVFAVVLALFLIQYSKKEDTIKIGAIVSLSGPAWYHKDASDGMLLAAGEINFWGGVNGRKIELIIEDSKTDPEVAKKAFNKIEATHHPVLYISSLSAVSMALAPMAEKNEVVLVGLIAVTPKLKEQNEWVFKYFTSPEIEIIPIMTILKELKVKSLGILYLNDEYGTSVFELLKKEFEKIGGKVQSENFGKDHRDFKEYISKLKDMEAIFTVGFASHLKDVFQQLREEDFNGYILGPATATWPPVRKMQHTNGVYVAAPITYNQNNIFAKETKEKYEKKYNKPFNHYAANGYDFIKILAGLLEDKEISRKSIKSLLDGGFIYSGLFGDIDLKPGEHSINFPLFPAQIIDGEVEYMYWR